One window from the genome of Candidatus Zixiibacteriota bacterium encodes:
- a CDS encoding aminotransferase class I/II-fold pyridoxal phosphate-dependent enzyme — MPLTKFRTALEAELAALEGQGLSKAHEHVIVRVHRPGGRVGTRVFLEGHGDRPFLRMNANNYLGLSTHPRPIQAEEETVHSMGVGPGAVRFIAGTFQPHVELEEALARFHGREACMITSAAYTAVLGVLAALTTPETVIISDELNHNCIINAMKLARPKERKIYRHLDPADLERHLAASVGSADCALVVTDGVFSMRGDIAPLDVLQRIVERYDEKFPRGAVLLVDDSHGVGTLGAAGRGAEELTRGRGDILIATLGKAFGVNGGYIASEASVVAYLREKNPLYIFTNPITPPEAAAALQALAVVDSAEGRRLIAHLHFLTQRFEQGLVDLGFETISSPHPVVPLIVRDTERTRELVRYLYEHNILATGLNYPVVPRGEELIRFQVAADLTVEDIDLVLDVLRAYRGWRSGTADTRRAG, encoded by the coding sequence ATGCCGCTGACGAAGTTTCGTACCGCGCTGGAAGCCGAACTGGCCGCGCTTGAGGGGCAGGGGCTCTCCAAAGCCCATGAACACGTGATTGTGCGGGTGCATCGGCCCGGCGGGAGGGTGGGCACGCGCGTGTTTCTGGAGGGCCACGGCGACCGCCCCTTCCTGCGCATGAACGCCAACAATTATCTCGGGCTGTCAACCCATCCCCGCCCCATCCAGGCGGAGGAGGAGACGGTGCACTCGATGGGGGTCGGTCCGGGTGCGGTGCGCTTCATCGCCGGCACCTTCCAGCCCCACGTGGAGCTCGAAGAGGCGCTCGCGCGGTTCCACGGGCGCGAGGCCTGCATGATCACCTCGGCCGCCTACACGGCGGTCCTGGGCGTGCTCGCGGCGCTGACGACCCCGGAGACGGTCATCATCTCCGATGAGCTCAACCACAACTGCATCATCAACGCCATGAAGCTGGCCCGCCCGAAAGAGCGGAAGATTTACCGGCACCTCGATCCGGCGGACCTGGAGCGCCACCTCGCCGCCTCGGTCGGGAGCGCGGACTGCGCGCTGGTGGTGACCGACGGCGTATTCTCGATGCGCGGCGACATCGCACCGCTCGACGTCCTCCAGCGGATTGTCGAGCGCTACGATGAGAAGTTCCCGCGCGGGGCCGTGCTGCTGGTCGACGATTCCCATGGCGTCGGGACGCTCGGGGCCGCCGGGCGCGGCGCGGAGGAGCTGACCCGCGGGCGCGGCGACATTCTGATCGCCACGCTGGGCAAGGCTTTCGGCGTCAATGGCGGGTACATCGCCTCCGAGGCGAGCGTGGTCGCCTACCTGCGCGAGAAAAATCCCCTCTACATATTCACCAATCCGATCACCCCGCCCGAGGCGGCGGCGGCACTGCAGGCGCTGGCGGTGGTCGACAGCGCCGAAGGGCGGCGGCTCATCGCACACCTGCATTTCCTCACGCAGCGGTTCGAGCAGGGGCTGGTCGACCTGGGGTTTGAGACGATTTCGAGCCCCCACCCGGTCGTGCCGCTGATCGTGCGGGACACCGAGCGGACGCGGGAGCTGGTCCGCTACCTGTACGAGCACAACATCCTCGCGACCGGGCTCAACTACCCGGTGGTGCCGCGAGGGGAGGAGCTGATTCGCTTCCAAGTGGCGGCCGACCTTACGGTCGAGGACATCGACCTGGTGCTCGACGTCCTGCGGGCGTATCGGGGATGGCGCAGCGGTACCGCCGACACCCGTCGGGCGGGATGA
- a CDS encoding glycine C-acetyltransferase, with protein MGFSDRVRATYQQQIRELQEAGLFKQERFIHSMQSPDIEVEFPSGAPLKKVINMCANNYLGLSSHPSVVQAAHEGLDTRGYGMSSVRFICGTQDIHRELEDRLSAFLGTEATILFPSCMDANAGVFEAILGKDDVMISDRLVHASIIDGIRLCSAVQDTFKHSNMEHLEEKLQLHADKRCKVIITDGVFSMDGDTAKLDEMVALAEKYDAMVFVDDSHSTGFIGKTGRGTHEKCGVFGRIDIITTTFGKALGGASGGCVSGRRELVEMCRQRARPYLFSNTIAPVVVAGVLKVLEILSASTERRDKLEANTAYWRKGLSEAGFVLKEGDTPIVPVMLFNAKLSQDFSRDLFQEGIYAIGFFFPVVPQGQARIRTQISAAHERHHLDKALDAFTKVGKKYNILGKTKQEIIEMFGQ; from the coding sequence ATGGGTTTCAGCGATCGCGTGCGCGCGACCTACCAGCAGCAGATCCGGGAACTGCAGGAGGCCGGCCTGTTCAAACAGGAACGGTTCATCCATTCGATGCAGTCGCCCGATATCGAGGTGGAATTCCCCAGCGGGGCGCCGTTGAAAAAAGTCATCAACATGTGCGCCAACAACTACCTCGGCCTCTCGAGCCACCCCTCGGTGGTCCAGGCCGCGCACGAAGGGCTCGACACGCGCGGCTACGGCATGTCCTCGGTCCGTTTCATTTGCGGCACCCAGGACATTCACCGCGAACTCGAAGACCGCCTCTCCGCCTTCCTCGGCACCGAGGCGACCATCCTGTTTCCCTCCTGCATGGACGCCAACGCCGGGGTGTTCGAGGCGATTCTCGGCAAGGACGATGTGATGATTTCCGACCGCCTCGTGCACGCCTCGATCATCGACGGCATCCGCCTCTGCAGCGCCGTGCAGGATACCTTCAAGCACTCCAACATGGAGCACCTCGAGGAGAAGCTGCAGCTGCACGCCGACAAGCGGTGCAAGGTGATCATCACCGACGGCGTGTTTTCCATGGACGGCGACACGGCCAAGCTGGACGAGATGGTGGCGCTGGCGGAGAAGTACGACGCGATGGTGTTTGTGGATGATTCGCACTCGACCGGTTTTATCGGCAAGACCGGGCGGGGCACGCACGAGAAGTGCGGCGTCTTCGGCCGGATCGACATCATCACCACGACCTTCGGCAAGGCGCTCGGCGGCGCCTCCGGCGGCTGCGTCTCCGGCCGGCGGGAGCTGGTCGAGATGTGCCGGCAGCGCGCCCGGCCCTACCTGTTTTCCAATACGATCGCCCCGGTCGTGGTGGCCGGTGTGCTCAAGGTTCTCGAAATCCTGTCGGCGTCGACCGAACGCCGCGACAAGCTCGAGGCCAACACCGCTTACTGGCGCAAGGGGCTGAGCGAAGCCGGGTTCGTGCTCAAAGAGGGAGATACGCCGATCGTGCCGGTGATGCTGTTCAACGCCAAGCTGTCGCAGGATTTCTCCCGCGACCTCTTCCAGGAAGGCATCTACGCGATCGGATTCTTCTTCCCGGTCGTGCCGCAGGGGCAGGCCCGCATCCGCACCCAGATTTCGGCCGCCCACGAACGGCACCACCTCGACAAGGCGCTCGACGCGTTCACCAAGGTGGGGAAGAAGTACAACATCCTGGGCAAGACCAAGCAGGAGATCATCGAGATGTTCGGCCAGTGA
- a CDS encoding acyl carrier protein — protein MDEMTKVVLDYVRREYLEDEDDELDVHTPLISGGIVDSFSMVSLKRFLENKYKISIPDEKATPEAFDSVTKIVSLVREYVK, from the coding sequence ATGGATGAGATGACCAAAGTTGTTCTGGATTACGTCAGGCGCGAGTACCTCGAGGACGAGGACGACGAGCTCGATGTCCACACGCCGCTGATCTCCGGCGGCATCGTCGACTCCTTCTCGATGGTCTCGCTCAAGCGGTTCCTGGAGAACAAGTACAAGATTTCGATTCCCGACGAGAAGGCGACTCCGGAAGCGTTCGACTCGGTGACCAAGATCGTCTCGCTCGTGCGCGAGTATGTGAAGTAA
- the acsA gene encoding acetate--CoA ligase gives MTHFGSYDTRARGFDWSIAEKELEYRPGEVINIGWYCSDRICEKGLGDKPALLWEDATGRERRFTYNEIRLASNTIGAFLLDQGVIDGDRVCLFMDRIPELYLSFLGVLKVGAIVQPLFSAFGEESLLLRLKDAGTRVIITQRKHAPKVRKILDQLPQLERIIIVDYDGRKPLQEKEVAFSLEGAPPVEKLAIYPARAETPSVLHYTSGTTGQPKGVKHVHYSLIGQYLTAKWALDLHDDDIYWCTADPGWVTGTSYGIIAPFALGVTQCVLDQGFSAEAWYRFIQKYRVTMWYSAPTAIRSLMKAGDEIIKKFDLTCLRHLASVGEPLNSEAVVWSQRVFGLPFHDTYWQTETGAIMITNFPGMPIKPGSMGRAFPGIAACVVDPVNHQPIDRPNTIGLIAIKPGWPSMMRAYWNNEPTYRAKFKNGWYLTGDRAKIDAEGYFWFTGRDDDIINTGGHLVSPFEVESALLEHPAVAESAVVSKPDPINMEVVKAFVTLKPGHQPGADLELEIMNFIRKKLSPLAMPQEIEYVPGLPKTRSGKIMRRLLHAREWGEEVGDVSTLEND, from the coding sequence ATGACTCACTTTGGATCGTATGACACCCGTGCGCGCGGTTTCGACTGGTCCATCGCCGAGAAGGAACTCGAGTACCGCCCGGGCGAGGTGATCAACATCGGCTGGTACTGCTCCGACCGCATCTGCGAAAAGGGGCTGGGGGACAAGCCGGCCCTGCTCTGGGAGGATGCGACCGGCCGGGAGCGCCGCTTCACCTACAACGAGATCCGCCTCGCGTCGAACACGATCGGCGCGTTCTTGCTCGACCAGGGGGTGATCGACGGCGACCGCGTCTGCCTGTTCATGGACCGCATCCCCGAGCTCTACCTGTCGTTCCTCGGCGTTCTCAAGGTCGGCGCCATCGTCCAGCCGCTCTTTTCGGCGTTCGGCGAGGAATCGCTCCTCCTGCGGCTCAAGGACGCCGGGACGCGGGTGATCATCACGCAACGCAAGCATGCGCCGAAGGTGCGGAAGATCCTCGATCAGTTGCCGCAGCTCGAACGCATCATCATCGTCGACTACGACGGCCGCAAGCCGCTCCAGGAGAAGGAAGTAGCGTTCAGTCTGGAGGGCGCGCCGCCGGTTGAAAAGCTCGCCATCTATCCCGCCCGGGCCGAGACGCCCTCGGTGCTGCACTACACCTCCGGCACGACCGGGCAGCCGAAGGGGGTCAAACACGTCCACTACTCGCTGATCGGGCAGTACCTCACGGCCAAGTGGGCGCTCGACCTTCACGACGACGACATCTACTGGTGCACGGCCGACCCGGGCTGGGTGACCGGCACGTCCTACGGCATCATCGCCCCGTTCGCGCTGGGCGTGACGCAGTGCGTGCTCGACCAGGGATTCTCCGCCGAGGCCTGGTACCGGTTCATCCAGAAATACCGCGTGACGATGTGGTACTCGGCGCCGACGGCGATCCGCTCGCTCATGAAGGCCGGGGACGAGATCATCAAAAAGTTCGACCTCACCTGTCTGCGTCACCTGGCCAGCGTCGGCGAACCGCTCAACTCCGAGGCGGTCGTGTGGTCGCAGCGGGTGTTCGGCCTGCCGTTCCACGACACTTACTGGCAGACCGAAACCGGGGCGATCATGATCACGAATTTTCCGGGGATGCCGATCAAGCCGGGGTCGATGGGCCGCGCTTTCCCGGGCATCGCCGCCTGTGTCGTCGATCCCGTCAACCACCAGCCGATCGACCGGCCGAACACAATCGGCCTGATCGCCATCAAGCCGGGCTGGCCATCGATGATGCGCGCGTACTGGAACAACGAGCCGACCTACCGGGCCAAGTTCAAGAACGGGTGGTATCTGACCGGCGACCGGGCGAAGATCGACGCCGAGGGTTATTTCTGGTTCACGGGGCGCGACGATGACATCATCAACACCGGCGGCCACCTGGTCAGCCCGTTCGAGGTGGAATCGGCCCTTCTGGAACACCCCGCGGTGGCCGAGTCGGCGGTGGTGTCCAAGCCCGACCCGATCAACATGGAAGTGGTGAAGGCGTTCGTGACGCTGAAACCGGGGCATCAGCCGGGCGCCGACCTCGAACTGGAGATCATGAACTTCATCCGCAAGAAACTGTCGCCGCTGGCCATGCCTCAGGAGATCGAGTACGTGCCGGGGCTGCCGAAGACGCGGAGCGGCAAGATCATGCGCCGCCTCCTCCACGCCAGGGAGTGGGGCGAGGAGGTCGGCGATGTGTCGACGCTGGAAAACGATTAA
- the acpS gene encoding holo-ACP synthase, with product MIFGVGLDIVDVERVAQQLSRHAGLREQVYTADEISYCSGRPHAARHFAARFAAKEAFLKALGLGLGAGIGLNEIEVATASGGPALRVHGSAATVLAQRGIRRTRLSLACPARVASAIVILEI from the coding sequence GTGATATTCGGAGTCGGCCTTGATATTGTCGATGTAGAGCGCGTCGCGCAACAGCTGTCGCGTCACGCGGGGCTCCGGGAACAGGTGTATACGGCGGACGAGATTTCATACTGCAGCGGGCGGCCGCACGCCGCGCGGCATTTCGCCGCCCGGTTCGCCGCCAAGGAGGCCTTCCTGAAAGCGCTTGGTCTCGGGCTGGGCGCCGGCATCGGCCTGAACGAGATCGAGGTGGCGACTGCTTCCGGCGGGCCGGCCCTGCGGGTTCATGGTTCGGCGGCGACGGTTCTCGCACAGCGCGGAATCCGCCGCACCCGCCTCAGCCTGGCCTGCCCCGCCCGTGTCGCATCGGCGATCGTAATTCTGGAAATATAG